A stretch of the Ornithodoros turicata isolate Travis chromosome 4, ASM3712646v1, whole genome shotgun sequence genome encodes the following:
- the LOC135392708 gene encoding 2-hydroxyacyl-CoA lyase 2-like, which produces MYCVFLNAVYDLLLQYWWILFVMTIGTVASVFAKKLQIAQNILYKVDKASLRNGGDLVADVLKAHDVKFLFTLTGGHISPILVAAEREGIRVVDTRHEASAVFAADAVARLCGNIGVAAVTAGPGLTNTVTAVKNAQMAESPVLLLGGAAATAVQGRGALQDIDQLSLFSSLCKYTATVKTVRDIIPTLRKAIQVAQSDTPGPVFVELPIDVLYPYPTVQTEVGFKGTPKGLAQKLVKWYLDFYLHNLFAGAFLPKDVSSLPVSVPLPKPAQVQRCAEILSKAKKPVIILGSQSTLPPTPVSKLQKDVERLGIPCFLGGMARGLLGRNSRLQMRHCRRDALAEADVVILAGAVCDFRLSYGRVLSRKSRIIAVNRNKDQLYKNSDAFWKPTVAIQADVASFISALVDALPAYSCDESWLETLRNKDNVKETSNRSMAQLDVDQHLNPMKVLSDLEEVLPDNAILVADGGDFVATASYILRPSGPLHWLDPGAFGTLGVGGGFALGAKLCRPDAEVVIIYGDGSLGYSMLEFDTYTRHKLPVIAVVGNDACWMQISREQVKMFKSNVACDLAFLDYHKSVEGLGARGIIATAADKDNMKDIYTKARQLYAQGHSVLINCLIGKTSFREGSISV; this is translated from the exons ATGTATTGCGTGTTTCTTAACGCCGTTTACGATCTTCTTCTGCAGTATTGGTGGATATTGTTCGTAATGACAATAGGCACAGTGGCATCAGTGTTTGCTAAAAAGCTTCAAATCGCACAAAACATTCTCTACAAG GTTGACAAAGCGTCACTGAGAAACGGTGGAGACCTGGTGGCTGACGTTCTCAAG GCTCATGATGTGAAGTTCCTGTTCACACTCACCGGGGGCCATATATCACCGATTTTGGTGGCTGCAGAGAGAGAAGGAATAAGAGTCGTCGACACACGACATGAG GCATCAGCAGTCTTCGCCGCGGATGCTGTTGCACGGCTGTGTGGCAACATTGGCGTGGCAGCAGTCACGGCTGGCCCTG GTCTTACCAACACAGTAACTGCAGTAAAGAATGCTCAAATGGCGGAATCGCCGGTGTTGCTCCTTGGTGGGGCAGCAGCAACTGCCGTTCAG GGTAGAGGTGCTCTGCAAGATATTGATCAGCTGTCACTGTTCAGTTCACTGTGCAAATACACAGCCACCGTAAAGACAGTTCGTGACATTATTCCAACGCTCCGCAAAGCCATTCAAGTCGCTCAGTCTGATACTCCAG GTCCAGTGTTTGTGGAGCTTCCTATTGACGTACTGTACCCTTACCCAACTGTGCAAACAGAGGTTGGGTTCAAAGGGACTCCGAAAGGCCTGGCGCAAAAGCTCGTTAAATG GTACCTGGACTTCTACCTCCACAATTTATTTGCAGGTGCCTTTTTGCCCAAGGATGTTTCCTCTCTTCCAGTTTCTGTGCCTCTTCCAAAGCCCGCACAAG TTCAAAGGTGTGCAGAGATTCTATCGAAGGCAAAGAAGCCAGTCATCATCTTAGGAAGCCAGTCTACTTTGCCCCCTACACCAGTATCTAAGCTTCAGAAAGATGTAGAG CGTTTGGGGATTCCATGTTTCCTTGGAGGTATGGCACGGGGACTTCTGGGACGAAACAGTCGCCTACAAATGCGTCACTGCCGTCGAGACGCCCTCGCGGAAGCAGACGTGGTGATCTTGGCTG GTGCCGTCTGTGATTTCCGCTTATCTTACGGCCGTGTATTGAGCCGCAAGTCTCGCATAATCGCCGTAAACCGCAACAAGGATCAGCTGTATAAG AACTCTGATGCATTTTGGAAGCCAACTGTAGCAATTCAAGCAGACGTAGCATCCTTTATCTCAGCATTAGTAGATGCACTTCCAGCATACAGTTGCGATGAGTCTTGGCTGGAGACATTGCGTAACAAAGACAATGTGAAAGAAACATCAAACAG GTCTATGGCACAACTTGATGTTGATCAACACCTTAATCCGATGAAAGTACTCAGCGACCTAGAAGAAGTGCTTCCTGACAATGCGATATTGGTTGCTGATGGTGGTGACTTTGTGGCTACAGCTTCTTACATTCTCAG ACCTAGTGGGCCATTGCATTGGCTTGACCCGGGTGCTTTTGGTACATTGGGTGTTGGCGGAGGTTTTGCGCTGGGAGCCAAACTATGCCGCCCAGACGCTGAAGTGGTCATTATCTATGGCGACGGATCTCTAGGCTACTCCATGCTCGAATTCGACACCTATACTAGGCACAAG CTTCCGGTCATTGCTGTTGTTGGGAATGATGCCTGCTGGATGCAAATATCACGGGAGCAAGTGAAGATGTTCAAGTCCAATGTGGCCTGTGACTTGGCT ttcttgGACTACCACAAATCAGTGGAGGGCCTTGGTGCAAGGGGCATCATCGCCACAGCAGCTGACAAAGATAACATGAAGGATATTTATACCAAAGCTAGGCAATTGTATGCACAAGGACATAGTGTTTTGATCAATTGCCTCATTGGAAAAACTTCCTTCAGAGAGGGAAGTATTTCAGTATGA